AGTGCAACACGGTGGACGAGTGTGGGGATGGCTCAGACGAGGGCAACTGCTCGGCGCCCGCCTCTGAGCCGCCGGGCAGCCTGTGCCCCGGGGGCACCTTCCCCTGCAGCGGGGCGCGCTCCACACGCTGCCTGCCAGCCGAACGGCGCTGCGACGGCACGCAGGACTGCGGCGACGGCTCCGACGAGGCCGGCTGCCCCGACCTGGCGTGCGGCCGGCGCCTGGGCAGCTTCTACGGCTCCTTCGCCTCCCCCGACCTGTTCGGCGCCGCTCGCGGGCCGTCGGACCTGCACTGCACGTGGCTGGTGGACACGCAGGACCCGCGGCGCGTGCTGCTGCAGCTGGAGCTGCGGCTGGGCTACGACGACTACGTGCAGGTGTACGAGGGGCTGGGCGAGCGCGGCGACCGCCTGCTGCAGACGCTGTCCTACCGCAGCAACCACCGGCCGGTGAGCCTCGAGGCCGCGCAGGGCCGCCTCACGGTGGCCTACCACGCGCGCGCCCGCAGCGCAGGCCACGGCTTCAATGCCACCTACCAGGTGAAGGGCTACTGCCTCCCGTGGGAGCAGCCGTGCGGGGGCGGCGGCGAGGGCGCCTCGGGCGACGCGGGCGAGCAGGGCTGCTTCTCCGAGCCTCAGCGCTGCGACGGCTGGTGGCACTGCGCCAGCGGCCGCGACGAGCAGGGCTGCCCCGCCTGCCCGCCGGACCAGTACCCCTGCGAGGGCGGCAGCGGCCTGTGCTACACGCCCGCCGACCGCTGCAACAACCAGAAGAGCTGCCCGGACGGCGCCGACGAGAAGAACTGCTTCTCCTGCCAGCCCGGCACCTTCCACTGCGGCACCAACCTGTGCATTTTCGAGACGTGGCGCTGCGACGGCCAGGAGGACTGCCAGGATGGCAGCGACGAACACGGCTGCCTGGCGGCCGTGCCCCGCAAGGTCATCACGGCGGCGCTCATCGGCAGCCTGGTGTGCGGCCTGCTGCTGGTCATCGCGCTGGGCTGCGCCTTCAAGCTCTACTCGCTGCGCTCGCAGGAGTACAGGTGGGCGGGCGCCGACTGCGCGGTCTGTGGGTGGGGCTTCCCCCGGGCATCG
The genomic region above belongs to Neovison vison isolate M4711 chromosome 7, ASM_NN_V1, whole genome shotgun sequence and contains:
- the LRP3 gene encoding low-density lipoprotein receptor-related protein 3 isoform X2 → MITISFRNFDVEESHQCSLDWLMLGPAAPPRQEAFRLCGSAIPPAFISARDHVWIFFHSDASSSGQAQGFRLSYIRGKLGQASCQADEFRCDNGKCLPGPWQCNTVDECGDGSDEGNCSAPASEPPGSLCPGGTFPCSGARSTRCLPAERRCDGTQDCGDGSDEAGCPDLACGRRLGSFYGSFASPDLFGAARGPSDLHCTWLVDTQDPRRVLLQLELRLGYDDYVQVYEGLGERGDRLLQTLSYRSNHRPVSLEAAQGRLTVAYHARARSAGHGFNATYQVKGYCLPWEQPCGGGGEGASGDAGEQGCFSEPQRCDGWWHCASGRDEQGCPACPPDQYPCEGGSGLCYTPADRCNNQKSCPDGADEKNCFSCQPGTFHCGTNLCIFETWRCDGQEDCQDGSDEHGCLAAVPRKVITAALIGSLVCGLLLVIALGCAFKLYSLRSQEYRAFETQMTRLEAEFVRREAPPSYGQLIAQGLIPPVEDFPVYSASQASVLQNLRTAMRRQMRRHASRRGPSRRRLGRLWNRLFHRPRAPRGQIPLLTAARTSQTVLGDGLLQPASGTTPDPPAPLTDTGSPVAAGDGPPGAPGHGPEVGSSVPPSSGLRDPECRLVDKDRKASRDPLVDSPAPGDMLRDPCSAQDPHSPAPTASSILGPHPPEPLGVCRSPPPPCSPTLEASDDEALLVC